The following proteins come from a genomic window of Corallococcus sp. NCRR:
- a CDS encoding carboxypeptidase-like regulatory domain-containing protein → MLHSPGTLVGRILGPDGKPMVYFDVDWQGRSDREGRFIRGPTASRTYSLRVDGAYVASARVRVEAREHEEREVPDIQLDSGRSVLGRLLEDDGVTPVSKVWIELVDPADVDIKLWNSRFGAHTDEAGRFRLDHVPRRPQYLRLNRYTGGTLLYELGARESRLDLRMKPDAALEGFVTDGARVPLAGVTLESRCGSGLDTRTTTDDAGHYVLRVPPDRDCFVHFPVERRWSYSWPRPTAPVFSPQPVSLSPRERERRDFVSRSGGAELQVHFPKVRDGLETFLVTGDARMPKTFADLKELQMSAFICDPAPDVWRTDDPDSSGYEYWQKDFSFSHLPDKRYTLFAIEPQDGAFSVLRVPVDLKQGETKSLRLGFPSESGGTWLVP, encoded by the coding sequence GTGCTCCACTCCCCTGGGACGCTGGTGGGACGCATCCTCGGCCCTGACGGGAAGCCCATGGTCTACTTCGACGTCGACTGGCAGGGCAGGTCCGACCGTGAAGGCCGTTTCATCCGAGGGCCGACCGCATCCCGCACCTATTCGCTGCGTGTCGACGGGGCGTACGTGGCCTCCGCGCGCGTGCGTGTCGAGGCTCGCGAACACGAGGAGCGGGAGGTCCCGGACATCCAACTCGACTCAGGGCGCTCCGTGCTGGGCAGGTTGCTCGAGGACGATGGCGTGACACCCGTGTCCAAGGTCTGGATTGAACTGGTGGACCCTGCCGACGTGGACATCAAGCTTTGGAACTCCCGCTTCGGGGCTCACACCGACGAGGCGGGCCGCTTCCGGTTGGATCACGTGCCCCGGCGCCCGCAGTACTTGCGGCTGAATCGCTACACGGGCGGGACCCTCCTGTACGAGCTTGGGGCCCGTGAGAGTCGGTTGGACCTGCGGATGAAGCCCGACGCGGCGCTCGAAGGCTTCGTGACGGATGGAGCGCGTGTTCCGCTCGCGGGCGTGACGTTGGAATCGCGGTGCGGATCCGGGCTCGATACCCGCACCACGACGGATGACGCCGGCCACTACGTGCTCCGCGTGCCACCGGACAGGGATTGCTTCGTGCACTTTCCAGTGGAGCGGCGCTGGTCCTACTCGTGGCCGCGCCCCACGGCCCCTGTCTTCTCTCCCCAGCCTGTCTCCCTCTCACCCCGAGAGCGCGAACGCAGGGACTTCGTCTCGAGGAGCGGTGGGGCGGAACTCCAGGTCCACTTTCCGAAGGTGCGGGATGGGTTGGAGACGTTCCTTGTTACTGGCGACGCACGCATGCCGAAGACATTCGCGGACCTGAAGGAGCTTCAAATGTCCGCCTTCATCTGCGATCCGGCTCCAGATGTGTGGCGGACGGATGATCCGGACAGCTCCGGCTACGAGTACTGGCAGAAGGACTTCTCCTTCAGCCATCTGCCGGACAAGCGCTACACGCTCTTCGCCATCGAGCCCCAGGACGGCGCGTTCTCGGTCCTGCGCGTGCCCGTGGACCTGAAGCAGGGCGAGACGAAGTCCCTCCGCCTCGGCTTCCCTTCCGAGAGCGGAGGCACGTGGCTCGTGCCCTGA
- a CDS encoding SDR family NAD(P)-dependent oxidoreductase has translation MRLKGKTALITGGNSGIGLATARLFVAEGARVAITGRNRETLDAAVKELGANVLAVQADATEPAALERAVAATVERFGGLDIVFANAGIVEQTFVGKTSHDAFTSVLQTNVTGVFFTVQAAAAHLKPGASVILTSSVHSELGMPGYSAYAASKGALKAMASVLAAELAPQGIRVNVVSPGATNTPIWEKSAPTPEAFAKLERGMSATIPMGRIGRPEEIARTVLFLASDDASYVNGQDLFVDGGVNGAALGAPLFRGSQRV, from the coding sequence ATGCGGCTCAAGGGAAAGACGGCGCTGATCACGGGCGGTAACAGCGGCATCGGGCTGGCGACGGCGCGGCTGTTCGTGGCGGAGGGGGCGCGGGTGGCCATCACCGGGCGCAACCGGGAGACGCTGGACGCGGCGGTGAAGGAGCTGGGCGCGAACGTGCTTGCGGTGCAGGCGGACGCCACGGAGCCGGCGGCCCTGGAGCGCGCGGTGGCGGCGACGGTGGAGCGCTTCGGCGGGCTGGACATCGTGTTCGCCAACGCGGGCATCGTGGAGCAGACGTTCGTGGGCAAGACGTCGCATGACGCGTTCACGTCCGTGCTCCAGACCAACGTCACCGGCGTGTTCTTCACGGTGCAGGCCGCGGCGGCGCACCTGAAGCCGGGCGCGTCGGTCATCCTCACCAGCTCCGTGCACAGCGAGCTGGGCATGCCGGGGTACTCCGCGTACGCGGCGAGCAAGGGCGCGCTGAAGGCGATGGCGAGCGTGCTGGCGGCGGAGCTCGCGCCCCAGGGCATCCGCGTCAACGTCGTGTCCCCTGGCGCGACGAACACGCCCATCTGGGAGAAGAGCGCGCCCACTCCGGAGGCCTTCGCGAAGCTGGAGCGCGGCATGTCCGCCACCATCCCCATGGGGCGCATCGGCAGGCCGGAGGAGATCGCTCGGACGGTGCTCTTCCTCGCGTCGGACGATGCGTCCTACGTGAACGGGCAGGATCTGTTCGTCGACGGCGGCGTCAACGGCGCGGCGCTCGGTGCCCCCTTGTTCCGCGGGTCCCAGCGGGTCTGA
- a CDS encoding ferritin-like domain-containing protein has protein sequence MNTNRLRHLFSRALRTSLAAPLVLAGCGTGGTGGTDLRGYSAIKCTPHGEPAIDDLSIEPAVDSVALRMLSGPGGSYETRDSTGEACATATDVPACQTALAETNPGDGFISSCIQVCSRYFLATTRGDEVKTWATLQELQDLLGTVETAQDAALLTSAAGYRLSCGNLEEGAVKPNPDGGFNVVATRGYACGEGSSQTQYVINVSANGELREVEDHVLRKGSGECAVGRRPVGLEGTVAGDCEDALGHHFAQTAHLEAASIHAFLRLREELALHGAEATLQDAALASAVDEVMHTEMTGRLARRYGATPPPPAVAAVPLRPLNEVALDNAVEGCVRETYGALIAHHQALHARDAQVRESMARIAEDETRHAGLSWDIDRWARSRLPASELAALREAQKRAVSLLRAEVSVPLDSALVTEAGLPTPEAALTLLDTLEQELWA, from the coding sequence ATGAACACGAACCGGTTGCGGCATCTCTTCTCTCGCGCGCTGCGGACCTCGCTCGCGGCGCCGCTGGTACTCGCGGGCTGCGGCACCGGCGGCACCGGCGGCACGGACCTGCGGGGCTACTCGGCCATCAAGTGCACGCCGCACGGTGAGCCCGCCATCGATGACCTGAGCATCGAACCCGCGGTGGACTCCGTCGCGCTGCGCATGCTCTCGGGTCCCGGCGGGAGCTACGAGACCCGGGACTCCACCGGCGAGGCGTGCGCGACCGCCACCGACGTCCCCGCGTGTCAGACAGCCCTGGCCGAGACGAACCCTGGCGACGGCTTCATCAGCTCCTGCATCCAGGTCTGCTCGAGGTACTTCCTGGCGACGACGCGAGGAGATGAGGTGAAGACCTGGGCAACGCTGCAAGAACTCCAGGACCTGCTGGGCACGGTGGAGACCGCGCAGGACGCGGCGCTCCTCACCTCCGCCGCGGGCTACCGGCTGAGCTGCGGCAACCTGGAGGAGGGCGCGGTGAAACCGAACCCGGACGGAGGCTTCAACGTCGTGGCCACGAGGGGCTACGCATGCGGCGAGGGTTCGAGCCAGACGCAGTACGTGATCAACGTCTCCGCCAACGGAGAGCTCCGCGAAGTGGAGGACCACGTGCTGCGAAAGGGCTCCGGAGAATGTGCCGTGGGCCGCCGGCCCGTGGGGCTGGAGGGCACGGTCGCGGGTGATTGTGAGGACGCGCTGGGTCACCACTTCGCCCAGACGGCGCACCTGGAGGCCGCGTCCATCCACGCGTTCCTGCGGCTGCGTGAGGAGCTGGCCCTGCACGGCGCGGAGGCCACCCTCCAGGACGCGGCGCTCGCGAGCGCCGTGGATGAAGTCATGCACACGGAGATGACAGGACGGCTCGCGCGCCGTTACGGGGCCACGCCACCGCCGCCCGCCGTCGCCGCCGTCCCCCTGCGCCCGTTGAACGAGGTGGCGCTCGACAACGCCGTGGAGGGATGCGTGCGCGAGACGTACGGCGCGCTCATTGCCCATCACCAGGCGCTGCACGCACGCGACGCCCAGGTGCGTGAATCCATGGCCCGCATCGCCGAGGACGAGACGCGGCACGCGGGCCTGTCGTGGGACATCGACCGGTGGGCGCGCTCACGGCTGCCCGCTTCGGAGCTGGCAGCGCTGCGCGAGGCCCAGAAGCGCGCCGTGTCCCTGCTGCGCGCGGAGGTCTCGGTGCCGCTCGATTCAGCGCTCGTCACGGAGGCGGGGCTGCCCACGCCGGAGGCCGCGCTGACGCTGCTCGACACGCTGGAGCAGGAGCTCTGGGCCTGA
- a CDS encoding sensor histidine kinase — MSAQTRLQVLREMMSEAFLALDAQGTIHELNHRAASLLGLPYGTCQGMTPWAAQPMLAGTTLHERLLDALTLREPARFLSELPSGVWLELSVRPVGGETWVLATDITRRQRAETEVTRTEERFRQLGERFQVALESAQMAVWETNLVTGQVFRSEGHDRLYGYPQPLAEWTHEQFLASLHPEDRPEVEAQVSAIFHNDVLSYSSTFRTHWPDNTWHWLISRSRVIRDANGKVMVVRGAILDITALKETEQALQEAVRTRDDFLSVASHELRTPLTSLRLQVDLLRRMSESRGQEPVGSEKVRVRLDAADRQLKRLASLLDNLLDVSRIRTGKLDFDLASGDLAPLVQDLVARFGDEAKQAGVELDVRVEGPAPCRFDRIRMEQVVSNLLSNALRYGQGTPVQVALRCQGGYLRLTVRDGGPGVPVAERERIFQRFAQVQGSARTGGLGLGLYIVQQILEAHGGRVWVEDAPGGGAAFVVTLPVDGA; from the coding sequence ATGTCCGCGCAGACTCGCCTGCAGGTCCTGCGGGAGATGATGTCCGAGGCGTTCCTGGCGCTCGACGCGCAGGGAACCATCCATGAGCTCAACCACCGCGCCGCGTCGCTGCTGGGCCTGCCGTATGGCACCTGCCAGGGAATGACGCCGTGGGCGGCGCAGCCGATGCTGGCCGGTACGACGTTGCACGAGCGGCTCCTGGACGCGCTCACCCTGCGCGAGCCCGCGCGCTTCCTGTCGGAGCTGCCGTCGGGCGTCTGGCTGGAGCTGTCGGTGCGGCCGGTGGGCGGCGAGACGTGGGTGCTGGCCACGGACATCACCCGCCGCCAGCGCGCGGAGACGGAGGTCACGCGCACCGAGGAGCGCTTCCGCCAGCTGGGCGAGCGGTTCCAGGTGGCGCTGGAGTCCGCGCAGATGGCGGTCTGGGAGACGAACCTCGTCACCGGGCAGGTGTTCCGCTCGGAGGGGCATGACCGGCTCTACGGCTACCCGCAGCCCCTGGCGGAGTGGACGCACGAGCAGTTCCTGGCGTCGCTGCATCCGGAGGACCGGCCGGAGGTGGAAGCGCAGGTGTCGGCCATCTTCCACAACGACGTGCTGTCGTACTCCTCCACCTTCCGCACGCACTGGCCGGACAACACGTGGCACTGGCTCATCAGCCGCTCGCGCGTCATCCGCGACGCGAACGGCAAGGTGATGGTGGTGCGCGGGGCCATCCTGGACATCACCGCGCTGAAGGAGACGGAGCAGGCGTTGCAGGAGGCGGTGCGCACGCGCGACGACTTCCTGTCGGTGGCGAGCCACGAGCTGCGCACGCCGCTCACGTCGCTGCGTCTTCAAGTCGACCTGCTGCGGCGCATGTCCGAGTCCAGGGGCCAGGAGCCCGTGGGCTCCGAGAAGGTCCGGGTGCGGCTGGACGCGGCGGACCGGCAGCTCAAGCGGCTGGCGTCGCTGTTGGACAACCTGCTGGACGTGAGCCGCATCCGCACGGGCAAGCTGGACTTCGACCTGGCGAGCGGAGACCTGGCGCCGCTGGTGCAGGACCTGGTGGCGCGCTTCGGGGACGAGGCGAAGCAGGCCGGGGTGGAGCTGGACGTGCGCGTGGAGGGGCCGGCGCCGTGCCGGTTCGACCGGATCCGGATGGAGCAGGTGGTAAGCAACCTGCTCTCCAACGCGCTGAGGTACGGCCAGGGCACGCCGGTGCAGGTGGCGCTGCGCTGTCAGGGCGGATACCTGCGGCTGACGGTGCGTGACGGCGGCCCGGGAGTCCCCGTCGCGGAGCGCGAGCGCATCTTCCAGCGCTTCGCCCAGGTGCAGGGCTCCGCGCGCACGGGAGGCCTGGGGCTGGGGCTCTACATCGTGCAGCAGATCCTGGAAGCGCACGGCGGGCGCGTCTGGGTGGAGGACGCGCCCGGCGGCGGTGCCGCGTTCGTGGTGACGCTGCCGGTGGACGGCGCGTAG
- a CDS encoding GNAT family N-acetyltransferase: protein MSRAEIDESHAQFRGAWRLMTLGLPHGEVVERADVFITAGHVTWSLMNMAFLHRPARTEAELLRAVDSAASYFAQGPHGWAFTLTPEWLAPGLREHADALLATRGLKPGMTTSGMVADKLLEPVRPLPPLDLRPVNDTWGYNAVADVNAASYDTPQALGREALAAPGIFGPESRAFVGCHDGAPFTSTVALRVDGIVYIALVATLAEHRRKSAAETVLRRALEEAKHAWGLERTVLHATEAGAPVYRRMGYRDVAPFVSYFAPPKGA from the coding sequence ATGTCGCGAGCCGAGATCGACGAATCGCATGCGCAATTCCGTGGAGCCTGGAGGCTCATGACGCTGGGCCTGCCCCATGGCGAGGTCGTGGAGCGCGCGGACGTGTTCATCACCGCGGGCCACGTCACGTGGTCGCTGATGAACATGGCGTTCCTCCACCGGCCGGCGCGGACAGAAGCGGAGCTGCTGCGCGCGGTGGACTCGGCCGCGAGCTACTTCGCGCAGGGGCCGCACGGGTGGGCCTTCACGCTGACGCCCGAGTGGCTGGCGCCGGGGCTGAGGGAGCATGCGGACGCGCTGCTCGCCACGCGGGGGCTCAAGCCGGGGATGACCACGTCGGGCATGGTGGCGGACAAGCTGCTGGAGCCGGTGCGGCCCCTGCCGCCGCTCGACCTGCGGCCGGTGAATGACACCTGGGGCTACAACGCCGTCGCGGACGTGAACGCCGCGAGCTACGACACGCCCCAGGCGCTGGGACGTGAAGCCCTGGCCGCCCCCGGCATCTTCGGCCCCGAGAGCCGGGCCTTCGTCGGCTGCCACGACGGCGCGCCGTTCACGAGCACGGTGGCGCTGCGCGTGGACGGCATCGTCTACATCGCGCTCGTGGCGACGCTCGCGGAGCACCGCCGCAAGAGCGCCGCGGAGACGGTGCTCCGGCGCGCGCTGGAGGAGGCGAAGCACGCGTGGGGCCTGGAGCGCACGGTGCTGCATGCCACGGAGGCCGGCGCGCCCGTCTACCGCCGCATGGGCTACCGGGACGTGGCGCCGTTCGTCTCGTACTTCGCGCCTCCAAAGGGCGCGTGA
- a CDS encoding carboxypeptidase-like regulatory domain-containing protein, whose product MRWSWVGLVAVVLACAGTRPELEAPGPANEVSWMFRVVDPEGQPVSGARVKVWRADQSPTHDALPCSTDAQGTGRLLLKPGWYGTEVQARGHVTAFREDIRIAPESEPRLDLTLARSALLVGRVVDAEGKPVSGVRLRFASSNAAAPYVEAISGEDGRFDIEGAAAGEGLLYSDKQGWSWQRLKVITPQPELTVVMGRLSSLLVRVVDPKGRLIPNSQSWLTALDRPVGLRHQSEKTPEGTVHQLLPAQRYRVSATYAAASRCWWRRAVEIEVLPGQQGRRGGTRAFRCEGRPRGAPLPWDAGGTHPRP is encoded by the coding sequence ATGCGATGGAGCTGGGTGGGGCTCGTTGCCGTGGTGCTCGCTTGCGCGGGCACGCGTCCGGAGTTGGAAGCACCCGGACCGGCGAATGAAGTGTCGTGGATGTTCCGGGTCGTGGATCCGGAGGGGCAACCTGTCTCCGGCGCGCGGGTGAAGGTCTGGCGCGCGGATCAGTCGCCCACCCACGACGCGCTGCCCTGCTCGACGGATGCCCAGGGAACAGGACGCCTTCTCCTGAAGCCGGGTTGGTATGGCACGGAGGTCCAGGCGCGTGGCCACGTGACGGCCTTCCGCGAGGACATCCGGATCGCACCGGAGTCAGAGCCTCGGCTCGACCTGACCCTTGCGCGCTCGGCACTGCTCGTCGGACGCGTGGTGGATGCGGAGGGGAAGCCCGTGTCGGGCGTCCGGCTCCGCTTCGCATCGTCCAACGCCGCCGCGCCGTATGTGGAAGCCATCAGCGGCGAGGACGGCCGGTTCGACATCGAGGGCGCGGCTGCCGGCGAAGGCCTGCTCTATTCCGACAAGCAGGGGTGGAGCTGGCAGCGGCTGAAGGTCATCACGCCCCAACCGGAACTCACGGTTGTGATGGGACGGCTCTCGTCATTGCTTGTGCGGGTGGTGGACCCCAAGGGACGCTTGATTCCCAACTCCCAGAGCTGGCTCACCGCCCTGGACCGCCCGGTGGGCCTCCGGCATCAGTCCGAAAAGACGCCTGAAGGAACCGTCCACCAACTGCTCCCAGCGCAGCGCTACCGCGTGAGTGCCACCTACGCCGCGGCCTCGCGTTGCTGGTGGCGTCGTGCCGTGGAGATCGAGGTCCTTCCCGGACAGCAGGGTCGGCGAGGCGGAACTCGCGCCTTCCGATGCGAAGGACGGCCCCGTGGTGCTCCACTCCCCTGGGACGCTGGTGGGACGCATCCTCGGCCCTGA
- a CDS encoding carboxypeptidase-like regulatory domain-containing protein, whose product MRWSWVGLLAVVLACAEAPRPVVKRWPLEEVAVSVRVVDAANQPIPGVSLVARRADRGSAVAREGTTDAAGTARLQVMPGWYVLQAQARGFVSVTRTDARVPFGDEVRWDVTLERAAPVAGRVVDLEGRPVAGARLELNLSDETLSVPPAESDAEGRFQFDGVPAGTVKLRAEKKGWSPTRLELAAPAPEVTVVMAGLGKMRVRVLDPQLRRMPEPSVSISLAEEGERPITKSPIQVPEAILFLNLPAGRYHVSGRYEPSAGCGWERVIEVQVLPGQQVEATVSFEGVEGFGPWRARAVDDKGRALGGGKVMAWMGESGEDAPGLRGRCEARVEPDGSFALSRVLGRPFMVAWNSDEPSPTRLLKGAFGAGTGEALVFPPESGALKGRVVRPDGWPVGYFEVDGVSPNNPRSEYVQNVWMTQTYQWVIDVLGFAPALVRAQGRVGEVLQVPDVVLDEGRTVQGRVFARDGRTGVPGQEVELVEGFDLETKARRRPHTVTTDAGGRFRFEHVAGRRLFLRVDAKERGTVLQTLEPDASAVRLRLVPRAELQGSVTDGAQVPLAGVGLRVRCEGGFEASTETDWTGHYAVNIPGDRECFVHPVVSPLNVRDVFLPPPVSFAPTRLRLTPGSRHALDPVPRQGAASLKVSVEASREFVTAFLLPGDVPWPRSSESLDALIRAGFNPDGDDDGFAPSFMLGAVFHFSHLPLGHYTLFIRDEMDGADAVLRMPVELTGSGVHVVQSERPGLGGGRPYTR is encoded by the coding sequence ATGCGATGGAGCTGGGTGGGGCTCTTGGCCGTGGTGCTCGCGTGCGCGGAAGCGCCGCGCCCGGTGGTGAAGCGTTGGCCGCTCGAAGAGGTGGCGGTGAGCGTCCGCGTCGTGGATGCGGCGAACCAGCCGATCCCGGGTGTGTCCCTGGTGGCGCGTCGCGCGGATCGCGGGTCGGCCGTTGCCAGGGAGGGCACCACGGATGCGGCCGGCACGGCGCGGCTTCAGGTGATGCCGGGCTGGTATGTCCTCCAGGCGCAGGCGCGCGGCTTCGTGAGCGTGACGCGCACGGATGCGCGGGTCCCCTTCGGTGATGAGGTGCGCTGGGACGTGACGCTGGAGCGCGCCGCCCCCGTCGCAGGGCGCGTGGTGGATCTGGAAGGACGGCCCGTCGCGGGGGCCCGGCTTGAGCTCAACCTCTCGGACGAGACCCTGTCCGTCCCTCCGGCCGAGAGCGACGCGGAGGGGCGCTTCCAGTTCGACGGCGTTCCCGCCGGAACCGTGAAGCTTCGTGCGGAGAAGAAGGGCTGGAGCCCGACGCGGTTGGAGCTCGCGGCTCCCGCACCGGAGGTGACGGTGGTGATGGCGGGACTCGGCAAGATGCGGGTCCGGGTGCTGGATCCCCAACTGCGTCGAATGCCCGAGCCTTCCGTGTCGATCTCGCTCGCGGAGGAAGGCGAGCGTCCGATCACGAAGAGCCCGATTCAGGTGCCCGAGGCCATCCTGTTCCTGAACCTTCCCGCCGGCCGCTACCACGTCTCGGGGCGGTACGAGCCTTCGGCGGGATGTGGATGGGAACGTGTCATTGAAGTCCAGGTGCTTCCGGGCCAGCAGGTGGAAGCGACGGTGAGCTTCGAAGGAGTCGAGGGCTTCGGACCCTGGCGCGCGCGGGCCGTGGACGACAAGGGAAGGGCGCTCGGCGGTGGAAAGGTGATGGCCTGGATGGGAGAGAGCGGCGAGGACGCGCCGGGCCTGCGCGGAAGGTGCGAAGCCCGCGTGGAGCCGGATGGCTCCTTCGCTCTTTCACGTGTGCTCGGGCGTCCGTTCATGGTGGCCTGGAACTCCGACGAGCCGTCGCCGACGCGGCTGTTGAAGGGCGCGTTCGGGGCGGGGACGGGTGAGGCGCTGGTGTTTCCTCCCGAAAGCGGTGCTCTGAAGGGCCGTGTCGTGCGCCCGGATGGATGGCCCGTGGGTTACTTCGAGGTCGATGGCGTCTCCCCGAACAATCCGCGGAGCGAGTACGTGCAGAATGTGTGGATGACCCAGACCTATCAGTGGGTCATCGACGTGTTGGGATTCGCTCCCGCCCTCGTGCGTGCGCAGGGGCGGGTTGGGGAGGTGCTCCAGGTTCCGGACGTCGTGCTCGACGAGGGTCGCACCGTCCAGGGCCGCGTCTTCGCGAGAGACGGTCGCACGGGCGTGCCCGGGCAGGAGGTCGAACTCGTGGAGGGCTTCGACCTGGAGACGAAGGCGAGGCGCCGGCCTCACACGGTGACGACCGACGCGGGCGGGCGCTTCCGCTTCGAGCATGTGGCGGGCCGGCGCCTGTTCCTGCGCGTGGATGCGAAGGAACGGGGGACCGTGCTCCAGACGCTCGAACCCGATGCGTCGGCGGTGCGGTTGCGGCTGGTTCCCCGGGCGGAGCTGCAAGGCTCCGTGACGGATGGGGCGCAAGTTCCGCTGGCGGGAGTGGGCTTGAGGGTCCGCTGCGAAGGTGGCTTCGAGGCGAGCACTGAAACAGATTGGACGGGCCACTACGCCGTGAACATCCCGGGAGACCGCGAGTGCTTCGTGCATCCCGTCGTGAGCCCTCTGAACGTCAGGGATGTCTTCCTGCCGCCTCCGGTGTCCTTCGCTCCGACGCGGCTCCGGCTGACGCCCGGTTCGCGCCATGCGCTGGACCCTGTGCCTCGTCAAGGCGCTGCCTCACTGAAGGTGAGCGTCGAGGCATCTCGCGAGTTCGTCACCGCGTTCCTGCTGCCAGGCGACGTTCCGTGGCCCCGCTCGTCCGAATCATTGGATGCGCTCATCCGGGCCGGTTTCAATCCGGATGGCGATGACGACGGCTTCGCTCCCTCGTTCATGTTGGGGGCGGTCTTCCACTTCAGCCATCTTCCCCTGGGCCACTACACGCTCTTCATCCGCGATGAGATGGATGGAGCGGACGCGGTCCTGCGCATGCCCGTGGAGCTGACCGGATCCGGAGTGCACGTCGTCCAGTCCGAGCGCCCCGGTCTCGGCGGCGGAAGGCCGTACACGCGCTGA